TTCTGTGGCCAACCACTGTGTTTCTGGTCCTTAACCTTGCCCATTTCTTTGTGTTTCTTCAGAAGATCTTGGACAGCTCATCTTGAAAATCTTGTCTGTtgcaaaatttctgcttggggacacattgctgatgcaggatgaccaccctgtgtcttgttgctatgctcactcttgccatgcTGTAAGAACTGATGATTTAAAGGCTAAAATGTCCAATCTGCCGCACCTTCACCTTCTAATTTGGTTGTCCTTcttccagtttgattccttctacatgTTTTAATTAATcaatttagttcattcaactcattatgtcattgatcattagcacctaggctatatacctacaaagtaattaagttttttaatataaaaGTGGTCCAACTTAATGTGTTACTTCCATTAATGAAACAAACATTTCTCtgcaacattaattttttttggaaaacagatgtttggaaatctaaaatttgctctatTCTACTGACACTAATACAGAAGATAAAAACAACTaaacaaaatttatataaaatattagggtgcctaagacttttgcattgtATTGCAAGTACACTGTGCAATTTAGCAATGACAAGAGTCCATTACCACTGACCTCATGTGAAACATAACATGGCTTCAACCTCTCTGCGGTACCACCACCTTGTTGTGGTGAAGAGGCTTGTGATTCTAAGAACCCAAGACCTCATATTAAACACAACATGGTTGTCAAACTATTATCTTAAATATCAAATGCTGCTATTCACTTTATCATTTCAGATTAAATGCATCTTAAGCTTTCTTTAAATGATTTGTTCTAAAAAAAAGATATAATTCAAGAAGAAAATGACAGATCTTTTGTGTTTAATGAACAGCAATTTAAGTTTGACATGGAGTTGATCCTCCTTGTTGGTATCAGAGCAAGTCAAATTCCTGTAATCTGAATCTCGTTTAAAAATTCAAATTCAAGACAGTGATCAAATGACTCTTCTAAAGCAATGTTTTAGCTACATTATGCAATGCATGTCAGAATTATCTACAATCTTACCTTCTTCTAATTTGCGGAGATGAATGACCAGAAGATTCGAAATCTTGCGATACTCTACAAAAGACAGTCTCATTGTGGATTTTGGCACATCCTCCTTGGTACTGTCTTCGGAATGGCCATCAATACCATTTATCCCATTCGGAACATTGGCATGTCCTGTCAAAATGGTAAAATAAATTTAAAGTTTGCTAGAATACTACTGCCATTACCATATCGAATTACTGAAATCTAAGCAGTATTTTCAGGTTGCAAGGAAAATACTTAAACATCACATCTCCATCAAAGAATCCAGAGAAAACAGGCAGTGCAAGAAGTGAGATGAACTGTTCTTTGGTGTTACCGGTGATAAACGTACAAAAAACAGACCACAATTACAAAATATAAATGCCAACTGTGTTGGCCAAATCATATGCACTTCCTGTTGGTAATCAGCAAAATTACAGTACTGGGAAAGCAAGTAACTGGCCACattccaattaaccaaaatcaTTGAGAAATCAACTGAACATAACCAACACTATATCAGAATGTTCTCAGTAGGATTATTTATCAGAAGACAGTATCTTCAAAGCAGATGATATCTGAAGTTTTGGAGGATGCCAGTTTTATAGGAATCATAGTTCTGAGACTGTCCGGACTAGGTATGTTTTATCTCTCCATACCTCAAATCCACAGGAATAGGCACCAGGTCTCTCAACCTGCCCACATTGAGCAAGGTCATTGCTGGCTTCAACTTtgttccagtttttttttaaaaagtcctcAACCTCTTGATTTTTCAAATGCCTAACTCCATGTCAAATATTTCCAATCACGCCCCAACCAACCTCTGGAGTGGAGAATTCCAATAGGTTACCACTGTCACTGAAGATTTCCATACAATAACTGATTTGTTTAGCAGCTAGAAAACActaatcccaggaattaacctgaTGAATCTAGTTTGGACTGTATTCAATGCTACTATATTATTTTTAAAGTTGAGGTCACCAGACTGTTCAAACTATTTCAGGAGTGGCTTCGCCAAAACGCTACTATTTGTAACTATTTGCAAACTCCAACTACTTCAAAATAAAAGGTTAAATTATTGTTTGCCTTAATTGTGTTGGACCTGTTGGCTCTTTTTGGTGACCTATGCAACCAAACAGCTAGATCCCTGTCATTCACTCAATTgctctctctccatttagatcaTCTGCCTTTTTATTCCACTTGATAACCCACAATTTTGAGGGGTTTTTTTGAACAAACTATTTACATGCACATATTTAAGAACCAATCAAATGTGATCAGTAGATGTGCCAACATTTAAGGGCTTTTAATACAAATGAAAGCTGAGATTAAAAAGAAAATGTTACCCTTCTGCATAATAGTGCACAGattgaaagaagaaaaataaatggaTAAGAGCATTAAATCTACCgtattcatcagtcactgaaggagattGATACACAGCCTTTCAAAATGGAAGACTGTAATAAAAAATATTCACATTCATTTAGATTTACATTAAGTTTCAATCCTACAATTAAAATAGCATACCATTAATCCCTTCATGGATTTCCTGTTCCATCTCTTCCACTCCCTCATCATCATGGTCAAAATTTACATCTGGAGTTTCCACTCTAATAATTGATTTGTTCAGAAGCCGGAAAGCTTCTTTGACATGCTTGGGTTGAACCTATAAAGACACAAGTAAAAATATACACAAAGAATCTGGTAAACTGATTGATTGTTTTGTCACACATgcatcaaaacatagtgaaatgtgtcttttTGCATCAGATCAAATTTGCAAGgcctgtgctgggcagcccacaagtattgccacACTTTTGgtcctaactgtacatctttggtatCTGTAGGGACAGAACTGGTGCACTCACAGGGAAACCATGTGGACATGAGAATGCACAAATTACTTATGGACAGTGgatggaattgaaccccaattggtGATTGCTGTCATTGTAAACACTATGCTATACTACCTTGCAATCTGCCGATTTGCTGTGGGTAAATATGCAATCTAGAAATTTTTCTGCAAATGTATAATTTACatgcatatagaattacagtctGTATAAATATTGTGATTTATTTCCAGGCCACTTGTGGCCAGTGGCTCCTTGCTATGCCCTCAGCTTAGAAAGCTGCCTTTATTTACGCAACTGCACCTTGTAGTTTTCAGATCAGTCACTGCCTCCAAATTTCAACAGAACAAGCTTTGAATATTGAATGGTGCATGACCAAATATTTTAGGAGTTACCAAACTTTTTCATGCCATCAGTAACCGAGGGGGTCTGTGGACGCCAGGTCGGGAACCCCTTTAACCCATGTCTACAATAATCACGATGCCAATCCAATGAAATCCTTTTGCCTGCAAATGGTCTGTATTCCCCTACTCCCTGCCTAACTCTGCAATCAGGATCTATTTTCCAGTGCCATGTCAAATAGGCTGCACATGATAACAGATAGATTAGTAATCTTGCTCTGAGGGTAGAATGACTGGACAATAGTAACCAAAATGATAAGTCATGCTTTTCTGGCCTGATGCAAGAGCAGGCTTGGGAATTAGAGCAGCTAATGGGTCCTCTCAGACAATAAGTTTTATATGTGCATCAATATTACCTCATCACAGCAATGCATTCTAGCCATGGATTCAGAAAGTCGAATCATGCTCTCCAGCTGACGTACTGTGATTCTCCATGCTGATTTAGTTATTCCAGATCCATCCCTTTGACGGAGTCGCCTGTACTGTTCCACAATGAAGTCTTCCGATTCCTTTGAGATCTAAGTTATACAGGGCTTGATGAGACACACCTTGAGCAACATGCATTCGATCTCCTTACCCAAGAAAGTGTATATTTGTGTAGAGGGATCACAACAAAGGATCAGTAGGATGGTTCCTAGCATGGCAGGACTGTCTCTAGAGGAAATCAGGCCCATATTCATTCAGGTTTAGAAACAACAGAGGACAACTAAATTAGTAAAATTTGCAACAGAGTGCGTGGCACTAGACCAGAAGGTCACACTTTCACGTTGCAGATAAATTTCTTCTCAGGATGAGTAAATTCTGTTTTCCTCAGACCCTGGATCACCTAAAGCATTTTCTACCACCAAtaactggaggccaagtcactaaaAATATTTATGGATGGTTTTGGGGAGATACTGGAAACATGATGTTGAGACATACGATCAATCGCATCACGTTAATACAGAACAGGTTCAAAGGATTGACTAGACTACTGCTTTTCTTGTGTACAAAGTAATATTGTCTTCATTAAATAACTAACCTTAGGCTTGAATTGTCTTGCAAAAAGCAGGTATCTCCTGATATCATCCAAAGAGTAGATTCGCTCAATGGATTCTTGTATTCGAGAATGAAGATCCACTATGCGCCTGGCAATTGCGTAATCTGTTACCTAGTTAGCAAATTATTCATTGGGTAAATTTCTTCATTTGCAATGTTTTAAGAAAAATAAGCATAAAAACATGGTCAATATTTATTCCCACCTCATTACACTCATCAACTAGAATGAAGAACAAATCAAATCGAGACATGATTGGGGCTGTGAGGTTTACATTTTGTTTGAGAGATTTTGAACGATCATATCGTCCACCAACTGGGTTTGCAGCAGCCAAAATAGACGTCCGGGCATTCAAGGTTGCCTACATCAAGAAAAGTAATGgtatggtttaaaaaaaacacaataaaaaaacCTTCCTTATAAAAACACTATGTTCTTGGCTAAAGCTGTGTACTCATAAATTTTACCATTTCCATAtttaaaatgcaaatacaaaatgccTTTCAGCAAAGAGTGACAGGATATTCCGCACTGAAATTTTAATGTGTTTTTTAAACAGTGACATTTTGAAATCTTGAATTCTCAAACCATCAAGTTTACTTTCCCCATAAAATCCAATATCACACCAGTAGTTTTCCCTGTGCTCAGTGTGGAGACAATAtttttcagcccacaaagctgtgccaaacatgcccctatcttagagctacctaggctttacccatagccctctattcttctaagctccacatagctatccaggagtctcttaaaagaccgtattgtttccacctccaccgccgacagcccattccacacactcaccactctgtgtaaaaagcttaccactgacatctcctctgtaccttcttccaagcaccttaaagctatgccctctcgtgctaagtACCTCAGCCCTGggcaaagcctctgactatccacatgatcaatgcctctcattatcttgtacacctctataaagtcacctctcatcctccgttgctccaaggagaaaaggctgagttcactcaacccattctcataaggcatgctccccaatccaggcaacatccttgtaaatcttctctgcaccgtTTCTATGGTTTATGTTTGATCAAAAGTTCTAAGGAAGATTAAATTATTAAGTTTTTCAATAAAGTACTTGGATGAGAAATGAATAGGAATAATCAACTTCTATCACGAACAGAAAAAAATACCTATTTACAAAGAAATTTTATGCGCTTTCACTATCACCTGTTGATATAGAGCCAACTACTGTTCATTCTTTAAGAAATTCTGCTTACAGTAAGGTAGCAAGAGTATGAATTAAACAACCTACTTTGACTCCAGCCTTTGTGATAGAAATAGTCTGCTGCTCCATGGCTTCATGGATGGCCACTTGATCTCTTGTATCCATTTTATCAAATTCATCAATGCAGCAAACACCCTAACAGAAAGAAACAGACAGGTGAATTCAATGACTTTGCTCAGTGAAGACTACAATAATTTTCAGCAATTATGATCTAAATGTGTTTAGTAATGTTGTACAAGCAAttttaagaaaaaaaattgaCATCCATGACTCAGGGCAAGTTTAAGAGTACCAGGAAGGACATGCATCGAATCACAGGATTTGCCATTTATGGAGGGACTCAGAAGGTCacgcaccatctatggaaaaaaaatggaCAGTTAACACTTCGGGTCGAGACCATTCATTTGGACAatctagtccagatgaaggatctcgacccgaAATCTTGATTGCCCAATTTTCTCCAAAGATGGTACCTAAGCTACTGAGTTCCATCGGattgtgttgctctagatttcagcatctgcagtctcctgtgtctccattCATTATGTTATGCTGGTTTTACAATTTAAATAACTGAGGGCCTCTTGTGGCAACTGCCCAGCATTGCATCATACTCTGGGCAAATAAATGTTTGAAGATACACATCAGGGACGACTAGGGttacctccccttcccctcctgtgcAATTTCAAAATCCATCAAGATACCAAAATGGTTATTATTGGAAGTGGACTGCAGTAATAAAGTTAATAAAGGCGCCCTTACATTATCAGCAAGCATCAATGCTCCAGCTTCAATGACAAATTCATGTGATTCTTCATCTCTAACAACCGCAGCCGTCAGACCTGCAGCAGTACTAGCCTTGCCACTTGTGTACACAGCCCGAGGACTGAATTCTTCCACGTGCCTGTTTTACCCAGAACAACATATTGGTCATGCAATTATCTTTAATTCACatataataaaacaaaaatagtTATATGCCAATCTTTCATAGCAACATGCTATTTAGAAATATATTCACTCCAATTACCCCTGGTTACATTGGCAATATCTGTTTGGGAGCTTTTTGGCATTAAACCTTTCATGCTAGATAACACTGGCCATGGGTAAAATGGAACACCAGAACCACAGCTGCAAAACCATATCTTACACTGCAGAATGAAACTGCAAAAAAAAGTAGTGCAACCTGACTGAATTGCTGTACTCTCCATTCTCCTACCCTACTTAATCAAAATACACAAAATTAATTATAGAAGACTCTACATTACAGGTGCATAGCCTGAGTGAAACCTGCTGAGAGGGCACAGATAAGTTTTCAAACTGCGTTTATTCAGCACGACTTACTTAAGGAATTGGCTCTTGGCTGTGCTTGGATCACCAACAATACAGACATTAATATCACCACGCAAAGAAGTACCCTCCATAGTCGTCTTTGGAACTCCACCAAAAAGCATAAGCAGAACTCCACGTTTTACTTCATCATTACCTAAACAAACAGCGGCATTAAAAGATTAAACTGAAAAATTACACTAGCAAACATTTTAAAAGTCTAAGTTACAAACAACACAATATGTAAGTCTGCAGAATTTGTTTGATACTACGTTTATTCAACTATTTTTGTAACAACCACCTGAGACAATTTCTGAGATTCACTGAGATTCAATGACCCAAGAAAAGCTCAATCCAAATcatgataatgtattttgcaaATAACTTTTGAGAAGTGTTCGAAATGCTGTTTCTTACCATGAATAGTGGGGAAGAGGCTTGTACAGAGATTGTGATACAGGTTCTTATCCTGACTCATTTCAAACACCTTCTCCCATTCCTGAACAGTCATCTGATTTTTAATACTTTCTGCAGTCTGCTCTTCTTCCCTCATTTCTTTGC
The DNA window shown above is from Mobula birostris isolate sMobBir1 chromosome 5, sMobBir1.hap1, whole genome shotgun sequence and carries:
- the LOC140197316 gene encoding DNA replication licensing factor MCM6-like gives rise to the protein MDLGEAVVAAAGQQVKDELADKCQKLFQDFLEEFQNSDGEVKYLHDAEELIRPERNTLVVSFVDLEQYNQQLATTIQEEFYRVYPHLCRAVRNFARDHGNIPQNKEFYVAIQDLPARHKIRELTSARIGTLLRISGQVVRTHPVHPELVSGTFMCLDCQTVVKDVEQQFKYTQPNICRNPVCANRRRFMLDTNKSRFVDFQKVRIQETQAELPRGSIPRSVEVILRAEAVESAQAGDRCDFTGMLIVVPDVSQLATPGIRAETGSRVKGADGYETEGVRGLRALGVRDLSYKLAFLACHVAQTNPRFGGKEMREEEQTAESIKNQMTVQEWEKVFEMSQDKNLYHNLCTSLFPTIHGNDEVKRGVLLMLFGGVPKTTMEGTSLRGDINVCIVGDPSTAKSQFLKHVEEFSPRAVYTSGKASTAAGLTAAVVRDEESHEFVIEAGALMLADNGVCCIDEFDKMDTRDQVAIHEAMEQQTISITKAGVKATLNARTSILAAANPVGGRYDRSKSLKQNVNLTAPIMSRFDLFFILVDECNEVTDYAIARRIVDLHSRIQESIERIYSLDDIRRYLLFARQFKPKISKESEDFIVEQYRRLRQRDGSGITKSAWRITVRQLESMIRLSESMARMHCCDEVQPKHVKEAFRLLNKSIIRVETPDVNFDHDDEGVEEMEQEIHEGINGHANVPNGINGIDGHSEDSTKEDVPKSTMRLSFVEYRKISNLLVIHLRKLEEEDEDASPKKSELVNWYLKEVESEIESEEELINKKKLIEKVTYRLIHYDHILIELKETSLKSGKGEEVLEQDPYLVVNPNYTLED